The proteins below are encoded in one region of Silene latifolia isolate original U9 population chromosome 2, ASM4854445v1, whole genome shotgun sequence:
- the LOC141632544 gene encoding uncharacterized protein LOC141632544, which produces MEQVIYGRDDLEYDQGRQLIVCRVCKWRFKNLTTLSHHLLSSHQMILSIESRREDSDDDNSDNDDSDDEDESESDDEEGKEIWFTSENLALSSRLKAQAALKYLNEQVGGKRYELVEHGPAMARYGSFRHVNFKAKEKDCPDAPVETFFAQMRNYGQGSRVDCCISLGPSHELPHWRKADLGGCELCNGVIHHPTGKVDNLKRSLI; this is translated from the exons ATGGAACAAGTGATTTACGGTCGTGATGATCTCGA GTACGATCAAGGGAGACAATTGATTGTGTGTAGAGTTTGCAAATGGCGCTTCAAGAATCTTACGACTCTTTCTCACCATCTTCTTTCTTCCCACCAAATGATATTGTCCATCGAGTCTCGACGTGAAGATTCCGATGATGATAATTCCGATAATGATGattccgatgatgaagatgaatctGAATCCGATGACGAGGAGGGAAAAGAAATATG GTTTACATCAGAAAATTTAGCATTATCCAGCCGTCTGAAAGCACAGGCTGCCTTGAAGTACCTAAACGAGCAG GTTGGAGGTAAAAGGTATGAGTTAGTAGAGCATGGCCCTGCTATGGCAAGATACGGTTCGTTTCGGCACGTTAATTTCAAAGCTAAGGAAAAAGATTGTCCAGACGCTCCAGTTGAGACTTTCTTTGCGCAGATGAGAAACTATGGGCAGGGTTCGAGGGTCGACTGTTGCATCAGCTTGGGGCCCAGTCACGAGCTACCACATTGGA GGAAAGCGGATCTTGGTGGATGTGAATTATGCAATGGTGTAATTCATCACCCTACCGGAAAGGTTGATAATTTAAAAAGGTCTCTAATTTAA
- the LOC141632550 gene encoding uncharacterized protein LOC141632550, translated as MEQVIYDRLDYEYHQGRQFIVCRVCKGRFKSLKPLSHHLLSSHQMILSVKSRRDDSDEDDGDDDDDDDNDDYESESESDEEEGKEIWFTRENLALNCRLNAEAALEYFNDKDGGKKYELVEHGPTMATNPAIWHLNFKAKEKDCPDAPVETFFAQMKYFRGMEDVVCCVSLGPSHELPHWRKAELGGCKLCKGIINHPTVKVDNLTLR; from the exons ATGGAACAAGTGATTTACGATCGTCTTGATTACGA GTATCATCAAGGGAGACAATTTATTGTGTGTAGAGTTTGCAAAGGGCGCTTCAAGAGTCTTAAGCCTCTTTCTCACCATCTTCTTTCTTCCCACCAAATGATATTGTCTGTCAAGTCTCGACGGGACGATTCCGATGAAGATGACGGTGACGATGATGACGACGACGACAATGACGACtatgaatctgaatctgagtctgatgAGGAGGAGGGTAAAGAAATATG GTTTACACGGGAAAATTTAGCATTGAATTGTCGTTTGAATGCAGAGGCTGCCTTGGAGTACTTTAACGACAAG GACGGAGGTAAAAAGTATGAGCTTGTAGAGCATGGCCCTACTATGGCAACCAACCCTGCGATTTGGCACCTCAATTTCAAAGCTAAGGAAAAAGATTGTCCAGACGCTCCTGTCGAGACTTTCTTTGCGCAGATGAAGTATTTCCGGGGTATGGAGGATGTCGTCTGCTGTGTCAGCTTGGGGCCTAGTCACGAGCTACCACATTGGA GGAAAGCGGAGCTTGGTGGATGTAAATTATGCAAGGGAATAATTAATCACCCTACCGTAAAGGTTGATAACTTAACATTGCGTTGA